From the Rhodospirillaceae bacterium genome, one window contains:
- a CDS encoding threonine synthase yields MKYISTRGQAPELSFDDVLLAGLARDGGLYVPKSWPTWSADDLADLRGQSYQEIAVNVMTPFLGECIGEDEFRGLVDQAYARFDDPDVAPLTKLTADHWLLELFHGPTLSFKDYALQLVGLLFDTVLKQRGEKVTIVGATSGDTGSAAIEACRDRDAIEIFILHPEGKVSEVQRRQMTTVMSANVHNIAIDGTFDDCQNLVKAMFNDTSFRDRINLSAVNSINWARIMAQIAYYFWAWSRLDADSAAPTFAVPTGNFGNVFAAYGAHQMGLPVTKLAVGSNSNDILTRFFASGSMKSSTVNPTISPSMDIQISSNFERLLFDLYGRDGNHVRETMDRFRDTGEFSVETAELQSALNLFSGMRLDDAGTKAVIGKLYQDTGKLVDPHSAIGVAAGQAVTDGPVISVATAHPAKFPNAVEEAAGVRPALPDHLSDLLDREERYDTLANDLSTAQAYVLQKTGDRAAS; encoded by the coding sequence GTGAAATACATCAGCACCCGAGGCCAAGCGCCCGAATTGTCATTTGATGACGTCTTGCTGGCCGGGCTGGCCCGAGATGGCGGGCTTTATGTGCCTAAATCCTGGCCGACTTGGAGCGCGGATGATTTAGCCGACCTGCGTGGGCAGAGCTATCAAGAAATTGCGGTCAACGTCATGACACCGTTTTTGGGGGAGTGTATCGGAGAAGATGAATTCCGCGGCCTCGTTGATCAAGCCTACGCGAGATTTGACGATCCGGATGTCGCCCCCCTGACCAAGCTAACAGCCGATCATTGGCTGCTGGAACTGTTTCATGGACCGACGTTGTCGTTCAAAGACTACGCCCTGCAACTGGTGGGGTTGTTGTTTGATACGGTCCTGAAACAACGCGGTGAAAAAGTCACCATTGTTGGTGCTACGTCTGGCGATACGGGTTCAGCTGCCATCGAAGCTTGCCGCGACCGCGACGCGATTGAGATATTTATTCTGCACCCGGAAGGCAAGGTCTCTGAGGTTCAGCGCCGCCAAATGACCACGGTGATGTCTGCTAATGTGCACAATATCGCCATCGACGGCACCTTTGATGATTGCCAGAACTTGGTGAAAGCCATGTTCAATGATACTTCCTTCCGCGACCGAATTAATTTATCTGCGGTCAATTCTATCAACTGGGCTCGGATCATGGCGCAAATCGCGTATTATTTCTGGGCCTGGAGCCGCCTTGATGCTGATAGCGCTGCACCGACCTTTGCCGTGCCAACAGGAAATTTTGGCAACGTCTTTGCCGCCTACGGCGCCCATCAGATGGGCCTGCCGGTGACAAAGCTCGCCGTTGGATCCAACAGCAACGATATTTTGACACGATTTTTTGCCTCGGGTTCGATGAAGTCGAGCACGGTCAATCCAACGATCAGCCCCAGCATGGACATTCAAATCTCCAGCAATTTCGAACGCCTGTTGTTTGATCTTTATGGCCGGGACGGCAACCACGTGCGCGAAACCATGGATCGGTTTCGGGATACAGGAGAATTTTCGGTTGAGACGGCAGAACTTCAAAGTGCGCTCAATCTGTTCAGCGGCATGCGCCTGGATGATGCTGGGACCAAGGCCGTTATTGGCAAGCTATATCAGGATACCGGCAAGCTGGTTGATCCTCATTCGGCAATTGGTGTTGCGGCAGGTCAAGCGGTCACCGATGGCCCAGTGATTTCGGTTGCGACTGCTCACCCGGCCAAGTTCCCAAATGCAGTGGAAGAAGCCGCCGGTGTTCGTCCCGCCTTGCCGGACCATCTTTCTGATCTGTTGGACCGTGAAGAACGCTATGACACATTGGCCAATGACCTCAGCACGGCGCAGGCGTACGTGCTGCAAAAAACAGGAGACCGCGCCGCATCATGA
- a CDS encoding autotransporter outer membrane beta-barrel domain-containing protein yields MMIFPSRLFATVLSLTVGVALINSSDAVASTPASSQETGAVVVGAQTAAVAASQTGGIVASAVGGALGVGGPTPTTVGSQMNYFNSRSLAGKSAGGASKRAGIWAQGGWTTADNNEAGGQFDGDIFNFVAGIDYKPRKFNGNLLIGLAFGYEDVDITTSFNNGTFEGNGFTIAPYFGYKFNKAWGVDASVGVSFLDYDNSRNSNGVTGSFNAKRLFGSANFTGNIQRKKLRITPKVGILALGEEQDSYSESDGTAVGDVNIHLIRLNASGELGYSIAKGVEPFLRAGLEYDLNRNGPVVLTGTTLSSSDEAGAAFAAGINFNRKNISGSITGTSTQFKDELTTWGASARIRINF; encoded by the coding sequence ATGATGATTTTTCCTTCAAGGTTATTTGCAACAGTATTGTCGCTGACAGTTGGTGTCGCGCTTATTAACTCAAGTGATGCGGTCGCAAGTACGCCGGCCTCAAGTCAAGAGACAGGAGCAGTGGTTGTAGGGGCTCAAACCGCAGCAGTAGCGGCTTCCCAAACGGGCGGCATCGTCGCTTCCGCAGTTGGTGGCGCTCTTGGTGTTGGGGGACCTACTCCGACGACGGTTGGAAGCCAAATGAATTATTTCAATTCGCGCTCGCTCGCTGGTAAGTCAGCAGGTGGTGCGTCGAAAAGAGCCGGGATTTGGGCTCAAGGGGGATGGACGACTGCGGATAACAACGAAGCGGGCGGCCAGTTCGATGGCGATATATTTAACTTTGTTGCGGGTATCGACTACAAACCGCGGAAGTTTAACGGCAATCTTCTGATTGGTCTGGCTTTTGGCTATGAGGATGTTGATATAACCACGTCCTTTAATAACGGAACCTTCGAGGGAAATGGCTTCACAATCGCGCCATACTTTGGGTATAAGTTTAATAAAGCTTGGGGAGTTGATGCATCCGTTGGTGTCAGTTTCTTAGACTATGACAATTCCAGGAATTCCAATGGGGTAACGGGAAGCTTTAACGCTAAGAGACTGTTTGGCTCGGCAAACTTCACCGGAAATATCCAGCGGAAAAAGCTTAGGATAACACCGAAAGTTGGGATCTTGGCTTTGGGTGAGGAACAAGATTCGTACAGTGAAAGTGACGGCACTGCAGTTGGTGATGTCAACATCCACCTCATACGGTTAAACGCGAGTGGGGAATTAGGCTATAGTATCGCTAAAGGCGTGGAGCCGTTCTTACGCGCTGGGCTCGAATACGATCTTAACAGAAATGGCCCGGTTGTTTTAACCGGCACAACGCTGTCATCAAGTGACGAAGCGGGTGCGGCCTTTGCTGCTGGCATCAATTTCAATCGGAAGAATATTTCCGGTTCGATAACTGGAACGTCCACACAGTTCAAGGACGAGTTGACGACATGGGGTGCGAGTGCGCGGATAAGAATTAATTTCTAA